A single region of the Undibacterium piscinae genome encodes:
- the egtB gene encoding ergothioneine biosynthesis protein EgtB yields MSMLPPNSPQNTPAFSSARQLSGPHLAAALCDSRRRLLALVDDLSDAQWRPAYQSGVNPVAWELAHIAWFAEFWILRGPHQRTADGYVQAQQAPCYAGPDRLFDSARLAHAQRWQEPMPSRAELAHILAAQLAACLAAIPDTANMDARSADAALYFHRLALLHEDMHAEAFYWMRAALGYPAPDGCTPPLVATSQPLQLAAAQIQLGSGHDAPGFAFDNEQAPHSVTLAAFEIDSAPLTAGKFADFVEQGGYTQADYWPAQAGVWRKQSGATHPKHWRKTKTGAWQTRWFDEWLPLAPQAAAIHLNAYEAQAYCLWAKRRLPTAAEWEYAASTRPDFLWGHSVWEWTSDAFLPYPGFVAGPYADYSQPWFSTHSELRGGAFATHARLHHPHYRNFFQPQRQDIFAGLRTVAL; encoded by the coding sequence ATGTCGATGTTGCCGCCAAATTCACCGCAAAATACGCCCGCGTTCAGCTCGGCGCGCCAGCTCAGCGGCCCGCATTTAGCCGCAGCGCTGTGCGATAGCCGCCGCCGCTTGCTGGCGCTGGTGGATGATCTCAGCGATGCCCAGTGGCGGCCAGCCTATCAAAGCGGCGTCAATCCTGTGGCCTGGGAGCTCGCGCATATCGCCTGGTTCGCCGAGTTCTGGATCTTGCGCGGCCCGCACCAGCGCACTGCGGATGGCTATGTCCAGGCACAACAAGCGCCGTGCTACGCTGGCCCGGATCGCTTGTTTGATTCGGCCCGGCTAGCGCACGCGCAACGCTGGCAAGAGCCTATGCCTAGCCGCGCCGAACTGGCTCACATTTTGGCCGCGCAGTTAGCCGCCTGTCTGGCCGCCATCCCGGATACCGCCAACATGGACGCCCGCAGCGCCGACGCCGCCCTGTATTTTCATAGACTGGCCCTGCTGCATGAAGACATGCACGCCGAAGCTTTTTACTGGATGCGCGCCGCGCTCGGCTACCCAGCTCCCGATGGCTGCACGCCACCGCTGGTGGCCACTAGCCAGCCGCTGCAGCTGGCGGCCGCGCAGATCCAGCTCGGCAGCGGGCACGATGCCCCCGGCTTTGCCTTCGATAACGAGCAAGCGCCACACAGCGTCACGCTGGCCGCGTTTGAGATCGATAGCGCGCCACTGACGGCGGGCAAGTTTGCCGATTTTGTCGAGCAAGGCGGCTACACCCAAGCCGACTACTGGCCAGCACAAGCCGGAGTCTGGCGCAAGCAAAGCGGCGCCACGCATCCAAAGCACTGGCGCAAAACTAAAACCGGCGCATGGCAAACCCGCTGGTTTGATGAATGGCTGCCGCTAGCGCCACAAGCCGCCGCCATCCATCTGAATGCCTACGAAGCACAAGCCTATTGCCTGTGGGCCAAGCGCCGCCTGCCCACCGCTGCCGAATGGGAATACGCAGCCAGCACCCGGCCCGATTTTTTGTGGGGGCACAGCGTCTGGGAGTGGACCAGCGACGCCTTTCTGCCCTACCCCGGCTTTGTCGCCGGCCCCTACGCCGACTACTCGCAACCCTGGTTTAGCACGCACAGCGAATTGCGCGGCGGCGCGTTCGCCACCCACGCACGCTTACACCATCCGCACTACCGCAACTTCTTCCAGCCGCAACGCCAGGACATCTTCGCCGGCTTACGCACGGTGGCACTGTAA